From a single ANME-2 cluster archaeon genomic region:
- a CDS encoding putative zinc-binding protein — protein sequence MKDIQCSCGSDNVGIFPCAGAANVGQLSNKAALYLTRHGAGTMMCTAGIGAHQQGITRSAQGCDIIVVIDGCQLACAKESLEHAGIQVHKHIVLSELGIKKSKDLDMKPTEVKDIMEQVKALLQ from the coding sequence ATGAAAGACATACAGTGTTCATGTGGATCCGACAATGTGGGTATATTTCCCTGTGCCGGTGCGGCAAATGTTGGACAGTTGAGCAATAAAGCAGCATTGTACCTGACCAGGCACGGTGCCGGCACCATGATGTGCACAGCAGGTATAGGTGCCCATCAACAGGGTATCACCAGATCAGCACAAGGATGTGATATAATCGTGGTGATCGACGGATGCCAGCTGGCATGTGCAAAGGAGAGTCTCGAACATGCCGGTATTCAGGTACATAAGCACATAGTACTGAGTGAACTTGGCATAAAGAAATCGAAAGATCTGGATATGAAGCCCACTGAGGTAAAAGATATAATGGAGCAGGTTAAAGCACTACTTCAATAA
- a CDS encoding permease gives MLSTLITAGIDALREYLALHVLLCLVPAFFLAGAIASLFSKESVLKYFGADSPKYITYSVAAVSGIMLAVCSCTVLPLFAGIYKRGAGIGPATTFLYSAPAINLLAIVYTAQILGFDIGAARAIAAIGLSIVIGLTMSVVFHNHENRPGFKSNTDKGHIRTTIIFILLLTILVFAGLATTTFEKAVVLLLVLITIALSWRWYTSEELKSWMEETWFLAKQITPLLFAGVFLAGVMVALLPGEFVATLVGGNSISANLISSVSGSLMYFSTLTEVPIISALTKLGMGKGPALTMLLAGPALSLPNMIVISRIMGAKKAGLYIILVIFAATISGLIFGNMAA, from the coding sequence ATGTTGAGCACATTAATAACCGCAGGAATTGATGCCCTTCGTGAGTACTTGGCCCTACACGTCCTACTGTGCCTCGTACCAGCCTTCTTTTTAGCAGGTGCCATTGCCTCCCTCTTTTCCAAGGAGTCAGTGCTCAAATACTTTGGCGCTGATTCGCCAAAATACATTACCTACTCGGTCGCTGCGGTAAGTGGCATCATGCTTGCGGTCTGCAGTTGCACAGTACTGCCGCTGTTCGCCGGTATCTACAAACGTGGAGCCGGGATAGGCCCGGCCACTACCTTCCTCTACTCGGCTCCTGCCATAAACCTGCTCGCCATCGTGTACACGGCACAAATATTAGGTTTTGATATAGGGGCGGCAAGGGCCATAGCTGCCATTGGGTTATCCATAGTTATCGGGCTAACCATGTCGGTTGTTTTCCACAATCATGAAAACAGACCCGGTTTTAAATCCAACACCGATAAAGGACATATAAGAACTACTATTATTTTCATATTGCTGCTGACCATCCTGGTCTTTGCGGGATTGGCGACAACAACATTTGAAAAAGCAGTCGTTTTGCTGCTTGTCCTGATAACCATTGCACTGTCATGGCGCTGGTACACTTCTGAAGAATTGAAAAGCTGGATGGAGGAGACATGGTTCCTTGCAAAACAGATCACTCCCCTGCTGTTTGCCGGTGTGTTTCTGGCAGGTGTCATGGTGGCATTGTTGCCAGGTGAATTTGTTGCAACCCTGGTAGGGGGAAACAGCATTTCAGCCAACCTGATATCCTCGGTCTCGGGTTCGTTAATGTATTTCTCCACACTTACCGAGGTGCCCATAATCAGTGCATTGACCAAATTAGGTATGGGAAAGGGTCCTGCACTGACAATGTTGCTGGCAGGTCCTGCGCTGAGCCTGCCTAACATGATTGTAATATCCAGGATAATGGGGGCAAAAAAAGCAGGTCTCTACATTATCCTGGTGATATTTGCAGCCACAATATCAGGACTTATTTTTGGTAATATGGCTGCGTGA
- a CDS encoding TM0996/MTH895 family glutaredoxin-like protein, producing MKIEILGTGCAKCKKVTDNVKRAVEELGLDIEVEKVEDIDRILDYGVMMTPAVVMDGEVKVAGKIPDVKQIKQWITG from the coding sequence TTGAAGATCGAAATACTGGGAACCGGTTGTGCAAAATGTAAAAAGGTCACTGATAATGTTAAGCGGGCAGTGGAGGAACTGGGGCTGGACATTGAGGTGGAGAAGGTTGAGGATATCGACCGGATTCTGGATTATGGTGTGATGATGACGCCCGCAGTCGTAATGGACGGCGAGGTAAAGGTCGCGGGTAAAATCCCTGATGTCAAGCAGATAAAACAGTGGATAACAGGATAA
- the rbcL gene encoding type III ribulose-bisphosphate carboxylase translates to MLKDYIDLEYKPTKRDFVCEYHLEPAQNVSFTNACSHLAGESSIDTWSDISTLNPQLAEELKPHVLFADEKQQTVRVAYTQDLFELNSVPQILSAIAGNIFSMKLLDNLRLMDISFPHDVIRAFKGPKYGMQGVKELLGVTDRPLVGTIVKPKVGLNSEKHAEVAYNAFFGGCDLVKDDENLTDQKFNRFHKRVELTVKAGEKAEAQTGERKMYMCNITAPTCEEMLKRARIIKDLGGEYAMIDIIPVGWSALQSLRDNNEDLNLVLHAHRCMHSALTRNPRHGINMLVIAKLVRLIGLDQLHIGSVVGKMHGEKNEVLAPRDECVLKNVPANPDMHMLEQDWGSIKPVFPVASGGLEPTMVPELIQIFGKDAIMQFGGGIHAHPKGTVAGATACRQAVDAALDGISLEEYAKTHSELKAALDTWG, encoded by the coding sequence ATGTTAAAAGATTACATTGACCTTGAATACAAACCCACAAAACGGGATTTTGTCTGCGAATATCACCTTGAACCGGCACAGAATGTGAGTTTTACCAATGCCTGTTCCCACCTGGCAGGTGAAAGTTCCATTGATACATGGAGTGATATTTCTACGCTAAATCCGCAGCTGGCTGAAGAACTGAAACCCCATGTACTATTTGCTGATGAAAAACAGCAGACTGTCAGGGTTGCGTATACGCAGGACCTGTTCGAGCTTAATTCTGTCCCGCAAATATTGAGCGCCATTGCCGGGAATATCTTCAGCATGAAACTGCTGGATAATCTGCGCCTTATGGATATTTCTTTCCCGCACGATGTCATCCGGGCTTTCAAAGGACCAAAGTATGGTATGCAGGGTGTGAAGGAGCTGCTCGGGGTCACAGATAGACCACTTGTGGGTACTATTGTCAAACCAAAAGTAGGGCTGAATTCCGAGAAGCATGCAGAAGTGGCATATAATGCCTTTTTTGGAGGCTGCGACCTGGTGAAGGATGATGAGAACCTGACAGACCAGAAGTTCAACAGGTTCCACAAGAGAGTTGAGCTCACCGTAAAGGCTGGAGAAAAAGCAGAGGCACAGACCGGTGAGCGTAAAATGTACATGTGCAACATCACTGCACCCACCTGCGAGGAGATGTTGAAACGGGCAAGGATAATAAAGGACCTTGGCGGCGAATATGCCATGATAGATATCATTCCTGTTGGCTGGAGCGCTCTCCAATCCCTGAGAGATAACAATGAAGACCTGAATCTGGTACTTCATGCCCATCGATGCATGCACTCGGCACTTACCCGTAATCCCCGGCATGGCATCAATATGCTGGTAATAGCTAAACTGGTACGCCTTATCGGACTTGACCAGCTGCACATAGGCTCGGTGGTCGGAAAGATGCACGGGGAAAAGAACGAAGTGCTGGCCCCGAGGGATGAATGCGTGCTCAAAAATGTTCCTGCGAACCCTGATATGCACATGCTGGAACAGGATTGGGGCAGTATCAAGCCTGTATTCCCGGTTGCTTCAGGCGGACTGGAACCCACCATGGTGCCGGAGCTGATACAGATATTCGGGAAGGATGCTATCATGCAGTTCGGCGGAGGAATACATGCCCATCCAAAAGGAACAGTAGCTGGTGCCACGGCCTGCAGGCAGGCAGTTGATGCGGCACTTGACGGCATATCCCTTGAGGAATATGCAAAGACCCACAGTGAATTGAAAGCAGCACTGGATACATGGGGATAA
- the purE gene encoding 5-(carboxyamino)imidazole ribonucleotide mutase encodes MTDVAIILGSKSDAEIAKKVIEILERFEINYDVNVASAHRTPARVTEIINAAHESGVKVFIAIAGLAAHLPGVIASHTIRPVIGVPVKAALDGMDALLSIAQMPAGIPVASVGIERGENAGILAAQIIALGDKRLEEKLTTHRKEMAELSLQDSQSLFWKNSKKN; translated from the coding sequence ATGACCGATGTAGCAATAATACTAGGCAGCAAATCAGACGCGGAAATTGCAAAGAAGGTAATTGAAATACTTGAAAGATTTGAGATAAATTATGACGTTAATGTGGCATCGGCGCACAGAACTCCGGCAAGGGTAACTGAAATTATCAACGCAGCCCATGAATCCGGAGTAAAGGTCTTTATTGCTATTGCAGGATTGGCTGCCCATCTTCCAGGCGTAATAGCATCCCACACAATAAGACCGGTAATAGGTGTCCCGGTAAAAGCTGCACTGGATGGGATGGATGCCCTTTTGTCTATAGCTCAGATGCCTGCGGGCATTCCGGTTGCAAGTGTTGGGATAGAACGGGGCGAAAATGCGGGGATACTGGCCGCGCAGATAATTGCCCTCGGAGATAAACGACTGGAAGAGAAACTGACCACCCATAGAAAAGAGATGGCAGAACTGTCATTGCAGGATTCCCAAAGCTTATTCTGGAAGAACAGTAAAAAAAATTGA